Proteins encoded in a region of the Amphiprion ocellaris isolate individual 3 ecotype Okinawa chromosome 21, ASM2253959v1, whole genome shotgun sequence genome:
- the ndufb2 gene encoding NADH dehydrogenase [ubiquinone] 1 beta subcomplex subunit 2, mitochondrial: MSSFGRVFGVLRAGTQLLSRGPRRITSRKASGGPHIEPQYRQYPQLTKKQKFEAEFISGAMWFWILWHCWHDPDAVLGHFPWPDASEWTDEELGIPPDDEE, translated from the exons ATGTCTTCTTTTGGAAGGGTGTTCGGAGTCCTTCGGGCCGGAACCCAGCTGCTGAGCCGGGGTCCACGGAGGATAACGAGCAGAAA GGCGAGCGGCGGACCACACATTGAACCACAGTACAGGCAATATCCACAACTCACCAAGAAACAGAAATTTGAGGCGGAGTTCATCAGCGGTGCCATGTGGTTTTGGATCCTTTGGCACTGCTGGCATGATCCAGATGCAGTGTTG GGTCACTTCCCCTGGCCGGATGCCTCTGAATGGACAGATGAGGAGCTTGGTATCCCACCAGATGATGAGGAATAA